One Paenibacillus riograndensis SBR5 DNA segment encodes these proteins:
- a CDS encoding aromatic acid exporter family protein, translated as MGFRVIKTAAATLLSILLAAAVGIPNAQSAGLLAILGVETTRKRSLRTITARFLASLVGLFFGCILFFFLGFHYWVLGLYVLVGFPMIVKSGYKEGIVTSSVIVFRVFGQAELSVHVLLQQIELLFIGLGSAGLVNLIYMPQTGGVIAGIRKEVDGYFSVIFTQMARTLRDPGYLWDGKELIGAGEAVQRGLTAASREMENHVIHPDEAWNVYFYMRKEQLESIQNMMQLLSQVYRQLPHGDMVADLFDQLSNDVLAEEYTGRTEKLLEGLEKEFQGMELPETREEFEVRSAILQLCRELSLYLNIAKRYKMPVDIKPVKRPLPAKGSSRV; from the coding sequence ATGGGATTTCGAGTTATCAAAACGGCGGCTGCAACTCTGTTGTCAATCCTGCTGGCAGCCGCTGTGGGCATTCCCAACGCGCAAAGTGCGGGTCTGCTCGCGATTCTGGGGGTGGAAACCACACGAAAAAGGAGTCTGCGCACCATCACGGCGCGTTTTCTGGCCTCCCTTGTAGGACTTTTTTTCGGCTGCATTCTGTTTTTCTTCCTTGGATTTCATTATTGGGTGCTGGGCCTGTATGTGCTGGTCGGATTCCCCATGATTGTAAAATCGGGCTACAAGGAAGGAATCGTGACCAGCTCCGTTATTGTTTTCCGGGTTTTTGGACAAGCCGAGCTGTCTGTACATGTTCTGCTCCAGCAGATAGAGCTGTTGTTCATAGGCCTGGGATCGGCCGGACTGGTCAATCTGATCTATATGCCGCAGACCGGCGGCGTTATTGCCGGAATCCGCAAAGAAGTGGACGGTTATTTTTCGGTGATCTTTACGCAAATGGCGCGTACGCTGCGTGATCCCGGGTATCTCTGGGACGGCAAGGAACTGATTGGCGCAGGGGAGGCGGTCCAGCGGGGACTTACGGCTGCCTCCAGGGAAATGGAGAACCATGTTATTCATCCGGATGAGGCATGGAATGTGTATTTTTACATGCGCAAGGAACAGCTGGAATCGATCCAGAACATGATGCAGCTCCTCTCGCAGGTCTACCGCCAGCTCCCTCACGGGGACATGGTTGCGGATTTGTTCGACCAGCTGAGCAATGACGTGCTGGCTGAGGAATATACCGGCCGGACCGAAAAACTGCTTGAGGGGCTGGAAAAGGAATTTCAGGGGATGGAGCTCCCGGAAACCCGCGAGGAATTTGAGGTCCGTTCGGCTATTTTGCAGCTATGCCGCGAGCTCTCGTTATATCTCAACATAGCCAAGAGGTACAAGATGCCGGTCGATATCAAACCGGTAAAACGGCCTTTGCCGGCAAAAGGAAGTTCGCGTGTCTAG